TCGTGGTTGTTTTTGGATATGTGTGGGCCTCGGGGAGCTGTGCTCTACCCGAGGCCCGTATCGTGTGAAGCGACGACGTGCTACTCTCCCACACCCTAACGAGTGCAGTACCATCGCCGTGCTAGGTCTTAGCTTCCAGGTTCGGAATGGAACTGGGCGTTTCCCCTAGGCTATGGTCGCCGCAAATCTTTGATTATCCACACCCTTTCAAGGGGCATGGGACTGTGGTCGCTTGGGAACCGGACAGTGGACGCTTTGCTATTTCATCGATCGCTGCAGTCAACAAGTGCTCCTTGTCGCCGAGATGATGCCAGAAGGACCTGCACACCCACCCATCCTAGAAGATGAATGGAGTATGATTGCCTTTCGACTGTTAGTACCGGTCAGCTCCGACCCTTGCGGGTCTTCCACATCCGGCCTATCAACCATGTAATCTACATGGAGTCTTCAGAGACTCGAAGGTCTCACGGAATTCTTATCTTGGAGAAGGCTTCCCGCTTAGATGCTTTCAGCGGTTATCCCTTCCGAACGTAGCTAACCAGCCGTGCCGCTGGCGCGACAACTGGCATACCAGAGGTTCGTCCACCCAGGTCCTCTCGTACTATGGGCAGGACTCCTCAAAATTCCAACGAGCGCAGAGGATAGAGACCAAACTGTCTCACGACGTTCTGAACCCAGCTCGCGTGCCGCTTTAATCGGCGAACAGCCGAACCCTTGGGACCTGCTACAGCCCCAGGATGCGACGAGCCGACATCGAGGTGCCAAACCATCCCGTCGATATGGACTCTTGGGAATGATCAGCCTGTTATCCCCGGGGTACCTTTTATCCGTTGAGCGATGCCGCGTCCGTACACCGGCACCGGATCACTATTTCCGACTTTCGTCCCTGCTCGACCTGTCAGTCTCACAGTCAAGCTCCCTTGTGCAATTACACTCAACACCCGATTGCCAACCGGGCTGAGAGAACCTTTGAGCGCCTCCGTTACTCTTTAGGAGGCAACCGCCCCAGTTAAACTACCCGCCAGGCACTGTCCCTGATGTGGATAACACATCGAGGTTAGATATCAAATGAGAACAGAGCGGTATTTCAATTGTCGACTCCACCCAGGCTGGCGCCCAAGCTTCGAAGTCTCCCGCCTATGCTACACAGTTCGCACCTAATACCAATACCAAGGTATAGTAAAGGTCCCGGGGTCTTTTCGTCCTTCTGCGCTTAACGAGCATCTTTACTCGTACTGCAATTTCGCCGAGCTCCTGGTCGAGACAGTGGGGAAGTCGTTACGCCATTCGTGCAGGTCGGAACTTACCCGACAAGGAATTTCGCTACCTTAGGATGGTTATAGTTACCACCGCCGTTTACCGGGGCTTAAATTCACCGCTTCGCCGAAGCTGACGGATCCTCTTAACCTTCCGGCACCGGGCAGGCGTCAGTGCATATACAGCGACTTTCGTCTTCGCATGCACCTGTGTTTTTGGTAAACAGTCGCTACCCCCTGGTCTGTGCCACCCGCTCCAGCTCGCTCCGTGAAGGAGTCCACCAGGACGGGTCTCCCTTATACCGAAGGCACGGGAGTAATTTGCCGAGTTCCTTGACCAGGATTCTCTCGATCGCTTTGGTATTCTCTACCTGACCACCTGTGTTGGTTTAGGGTACGGGCGGCTATGAATCTAGCACCGAAGCTTTTCTTGACAGCCTGGATCACCGGATTCGAGCTAGAAAGCTCCCATCATCACACCTCGGACTTGCACCCGGCGGATTTGCCTACCGGGCATCCTGCGTGCTTGACCACGGAATACCACCTCCGCAGCCGGCTACCATTCTGTGTCACTCCTGTGCTGTCCTACTGTAAGGAAAGGTCGGAACCATGACGCCATCCACAGCCCGAAGGCTGCATCAGACGACACGGGACCTTAGTACTCCAAATCTCGGATTGGGCGATTCAAAGCCGGTAGGAGAATATCAACTCCTTCATCCATTCGACTACGCCTGTCGGCCTCGCCTTAGGACCCGACTAACCCAGGGACGATGAACGTGGCCCTGGAACCCTTAGTCATCCAGCGTGGGAGATTGTCACTCCCATTTCGCTACTCATGTCTGCATTCTCACTTCCGTACAGTCCACGGCCGAGTTCCCTCGCCGCTTCGCCCCGTACGGAACGCTCTCCTACCCATCAGCCACAAGGGCCGATGCCGCGTCTTCGGTGGTGTGCTTGAGCCCCGCTACATTGTCGGCGCGGAACCACTAGACCAGTGAGCTGTTACGCACTCTTTCAAGGGTGGCTGCTTCTAAGCCAACCTCCTGGCTGTCTATGCGACTCCACATCCTTTCCCACTTAGCACACGCTTAGGGACCTTAGACGACGATCTGGGCTGTTTCCCTTTTGACTACGAAGCTTATCCCCCGCAGACTCACTGCCGCAATACGCTTCACAGGTATTCGGAGTTTGGTTGCTGTTAGTACCCTATACGGGCCCGCAAGCATCCAGTAGCTCTACCCCCTGGAAGTAATCAAGCGACGCTGCACCTAAATGCATTTCGGAGAGAACCAGCTATCACGGAATTTGATTGGCCTTTCACCCCTAACCCCAAGTCATCCCCTCAGTTTTCAACCTAAGTGGGTTCGGTCCTCCACGCAGTCTTACCCACGCTTCAACCTGCTCAGGGCTAGATCATCCCGCTTCGGGTCCAGGACATGCGACTAAAACGCCTTTTAAGACTCGCTTTCGCTACGGTTGCCCCACTCGGGTTAACCTCGCCACATATCACTGACTCGCAGACTCATTTTTCGATAGGCACGCCGTCACCCCGAAAGGCTCCGACGGTTTGTAAGCACATGGTTTCAGAAACTATTTCACTCCCCTCCCGGGGTACTTTTCACCTTTCCCTCACGGTACTCGTACGCTATCGGTCAGATAGAAATATTTAGGCTTATCCAACGGTCTGGACAGATTCGCACGGAATTCCTCGAGTTCCGTACTACTTGGGAGAAACGATCGACAGGCAGCATGTCTTCAACTACGGGGCCATCACCCTCTACGGCCAGGTCTTCAATCCTGTTCGTCTATCACACTGCTTTATCACTGCCGCCGGCCATGTCAGCAACCGGACACATCTTCCCACGACACCCAATGCGCAACGCCTGACAGCTATCACGCGCACTCGGTTTAGCCTGATCCGCTTTCGCTCGCCACTACTCACGGAATATCTTTTCCTGCAGGTACTGAGATGTTTCACTTCCCTGCGTAGCCCCCGCATAAAGCGGTACCACCCCATGACGGGCGGTGTGTTTCCACATTCAGAAATCCTCGGATCAAAGCCCTGTTGGCGGCTCCCCGAGGCTTATCGCAGCCTCATACGTCTTTCATCGGTTCTATCTGCCAAGGCATCCACCATATGCCCTTGCAAGCAACACATACGCACAAACATATGCACTGTCACAAGCCTCTACTAGCAAATTCCCAGACAACAAATCATCACACTAATTGATCACAAACGATCGACACAAACTCCAAACGGAGTTCGGTCTGAAATATACAGCAAACAGGGAAAAACCCTGCTTGCTCGCGTCCACTATCCAGTTCTCAAGCCACCACGGCACCACCAGGCCACCCCATCCACAAGGAACGAAGCACCCCAGAAGGCCTCGAATCGCCGAGTGGCAATCCGGGAGCCCAAAAGCGTATCTGCACGAAAGCCAATCACCGTTCCACGCCAGCATGCCCACGCGGCCACCAACATGATGACCCATAGGCTCGTTCGCTACACACGGTAGCAATATTCTCCGTAGAAAGGAGGTGATCCAGCCGCACCTTCCGGTACGGCTACCTTGTTACGACTTAGTCCCAATCACGAGTCTCACCTTAGACGGCTCCCCCCAAAAAGGTTAGGCCACCGGCTTCGGGTGCTACCCACTTTCATGACTTGACGGGCGGTGTGTACAAGGCCCGGGAACGCATTCACCGCGACGTTGCTGATTCGCGATTACTAGCGACTCCGCCTTCATGGAGCCGAGTTGCAGGCTCCAATCCGAACTGAGACCGGTTTTCAGAGATTCGCTCCATGTCGCCATGTCGCATCTCGTTGTACCGGCCATTGTAGCATGCGTGAAGCCCTAGACGTAAGGGGCATGATGATCTGACGTCATCCCCACCTTCCTCCGAGTTAACCCCGGCGGTCCCTTGTGAGTTCCCACCATAACGTGCTGGCAACACAAGGCAAGGGTTGCGCTCGTTGCGGGACTTAACCCAACATCTCACGACACGAGCTGACGACGACCATGCACCACCTGTGAATCGGCCCCGAAGGGAAGCCCCATCTCTGGAGCGATCCGAAACATGTCAAGCCTAGGTAAGGTTCTTCGCGTTGCATCGAATTAATCCGCATGCTCCGCCGCTTGTGCGGGCCCCCGTCAATTTCTTTGAGTTTTAGCCTTGCGGCCGTACTCCCCAGGCGGGATGCTTAACGCGTTAGCTCCGACACGGAACCCGTGGAATGGGCCCCACATCCAGCATCCACCGTTTACGGCATGGACTACCAGGGTATCTAATCCTGTTCGCTCCCCATGCTTTCGCTCCTCAGCGTCAGTAACAGCCCAGAGACCTGCCTTCGCCATTGGTGTTCTTCCCGATATCTACACATTCCACCGTTACACCGGGAATTCCAGTCTCCCCTACTGCACTCTAGCCTGCCCGTACCCGGCGCAGATCCACCGTTAAGCGATGGACTTTCACACCAGGCGTGACAAACCGCCTACGAGCTCTTTACGCCCAATAATTCCGGATAATGCTTGCACCCTACGTATTACCGCGGCTGCTGGCACGTAGTTAGCCGGTGCTTATTCAAAAGGTACACTCACTCTCGCTTGCTCCCAATTAAAAGCGGTTTACAACCCGAAGGCCGTCATCCCGCACGCGGCGTCGCTGCATCAGGGTTTCCCCCATTGTGCAATATTCCCCACTGCTGCCTCCCGTAGGAGTCTGGGCCGTATCTCAGTCCCAATGTGGCCGGTCGCCCTCTCAGGCCGGCTACCCGTCAAAGCCTTGGTGAGCCATTACCTCACCAACAAGCTGATAGGACGCGACACCATCTCATACCGCTAACACTTTCCCGAAAATCCATGCGGAAAATCGGAACATCCGGCATTACCACCCGTTTCCAGGAGCTATTCCAGAGTATGAGGCAGGTTAGTCACGCATTACTCACCCGTTCGCCACTCTCACCACCAAGCAAGCTTGATGGATCCCGTTCGACTTGCATGTGTTAAGCACGCCGCCAGCATTCATCCTGAGCCAGAATCAAACCCTCCACAAAAAAACCATGAAGAGCCAAAAACGACTCTCAAAAATAATTCATATTGACGGATTCGTCAAAAAAAACGAACCACACAAAAAATCGGCAATCATTAAGTCCTCCCAGACACCCAGCAAAACCAGGCTCATGCCGAACTGGCAATTAATTGACTATAAAAAGTAGTACAAATACGCTCTTGAGTTCTCAAACCACCACCACACCAACAAGCTTCGTTCTCTCTCGTGGAGAAGTCCGCCGTATTGAGCAGCGAAGTACAAACATACACTCATTTCGGCTGTTTCGCATCTTGGTGGGCACAGTGAAGCCGAGAACCGTTGCAAATAAACGTTTCTCTCGGCGTGTTGGATTTGAGCATAATCCTACCTACATCTCAGATTACTCCAACTCAAGACCGCTCAGCGGATTGAAATTTCTCCGCTGACGGCGTGTCGTCATCTTCATTATGGCTTCCGGTCGGTTAACGCGGTATTTCCATCATTTGAACTTCATGTCATGCCATTCATAAGAACATTCATAAGAGCCCCGGTATTGCCATACAGAGAAGAAAGCACAGAACTCGCTCTGCTTCCACATCCACTGCGCGGCAGAGAGGCAGAAACGCAGAAACGCAGCGAGGTGGCTACACCTATTCCGTATTCACTTTCCGTATTCACCCCTGCCGAAACTGCGCACACATCAGCGTGGTAAGACTTGAGTATGACTACAAAGATTGCAGTATTGACAGGCGCAGGCATTTCAACGTCAGCCGGCATTCCCGACTTTCGCGGTCCGAATGGCGTGTGGACGAAGCACCCGGAGCAAATGAATGTATATGACATTGATTCATTCCTCTCAGACAAGGAGTCACGCGAATACTCGTGGCGTTGGCAGAAGGAATCTCCAGTCTGGGGGGCACAGCCCGGTGTTGCGCATAAGGCCCTGGCGAAGCTTGAACAGGCTGGACTGCTGACCTTGCTCGCAACGCAGAATTTCGATGCACTGCATGAGAAGGCCGGCAACAGTGCCGATGTCATCGTCAATCTGCACGGAAGCATTGGCACATCACACTGCATGAAATGCGGCGCGGCATATGACACCGCTGACATCATGAACGACCTGGACAACAATCCAGATCCGCATTGCCGTCGCAAGCTGCCGTACAAGAGCAATATGCCATGCAACGGAATCATCAAAACCGATGTCGTCTATTTTGGTCAGGCATTACCGGATGGGGCAATGGAGAAAAGCATGCGGATGGCATCATCCGCAGATGAATTCTGGGTCATCGGTTCGACGCTGGAAGTCTACCCGGCGGCATCACTGGTGCCCGTGGCAGTTCAGGCTGGCGTGCCGGTAACCATCATGAACATGGGCCACACCCAATACGATTCGATTGCATCGCGGCTGATCCATGACCCAATTCAAGATGCCCTTCCGAAGTTGGTTGACGAAACCATTGCCGCAGCCAAAAAGGCCTAAGCAGCGAAGCTCCCTACATTTCTGGTTTGCCGGCCCGCCAATATCCCATGAAAGCCACCGCTGAACGGTTAACGCCGAACTGCTGCACGATCATGCGGCGAAGCGTTCGAATAACCGAAGCCTCACCGGCCATCCACGAGTAGAACGAACGGCCAGTCGCCGATTCCGGCGTCTCCCACAGCAAATCCTTATCGACATCCACATCCTCCAGTGCCGAGGACTGGCTTGCAGCACCGTTCGCCGATGCACGTCCCGGATTGAGCATGGTCTGATTCGTTGCAGCATACTTACGCATGCGCGTTATCAGGCTTGCACCACGCTCGATTGTCGGTTCTGTGGCGTGACAGGACTGTGACCGAGCCACCCAGTCAACGGTGAGGCCCAGATCTTCTGCGTTGCGAAAGCCCTCCGTCTGCTTCAAGGCTGCGATGTCCTCTTGGTACGGGATTTCGAGCAGCACCATGCCCTGACCATGCCAGGATGCCTGGTGAAGCGAACTCAGGATGCCGCCGATGCCTGGCACCGCAGTCTCATCGCCAATCAGCAAGAGATGCTTCGCATCGCCAGGATGAAAATCAATGCCCTCTGCCGAATGAATGGAATGCGCGTCCGGGCCGATGACGAAGATTTCGTCACCCGGCTGT
This Bifidobacterium sp. WK041_4_12 DNA region includes the following protein-coding sequences:
- a CDS encoding Sir2 family NAD-dependent protein deacetylase yields the protein MTTKIAVLTGAGISTSAGIPDFRGPNGVWTKHPEQMNVYDIDSFLSDKESREYSWRWQKESPVWGAQPGVAHKALAKLEQAGLLTLLATQNFDALHEKAGNSADVIVNLHGSIGTSHCMKCGAAYDTADIMNDLDNNPDPHCRRKLPYKSNMPCNGIIKTDVVYFGQALPDGAMEKSMRMASSADEFWVIGSTLEVYPAASLVPVAVQAGVPVTIMNMGHTQYDSIASRLIHDPIQDALPKLVDETIAAAKKA
- a CDS encoding siderophore-interacting protein, translating into MNAIHVSSQRIDKDDRPGSRPYRVHVAQRIPLSPSFVRLVFEGDDLVNFGTDGFDQRMKLLLPLDGNRWGDPDMCSPQAVQQGSWWERWCALPPKDRNPMRTYTIRAIDPQSCQLTVDCVLHANPGPAGAFAQRAQPGDEIFVIGPDAHSIHSAEGIDFHPGDAKHLLLIGDETAVPGIGGILSSLHQASWHGQGMVLLEIPYQEDIAALKQTEGFRNAEDLGLTVDWVARSQSCHATEPTIERGASLITRMRKYAATNQTMLNPGRASANGAASQSSALEDVDVDKDLLWETPESATGRSFYSWMAGEASVIRTLRRMIVQQFGVNRSAVAFMGYWRAGKPEM